One window from the genome of Paenibacillus azoreducens encodes:
- a CDS encoding redox-sensing transcriptional repressor Rex, translated as MKSEKISEAVVRRLPVYLRYLSDLHKREVATVSSQELGQRLDLNPAQIRKDLAYFGDFGRKGIGYDVSYLIEKIRHILNLDQQINAVLVGAGNLGQALSNYNFYLKENIKIIAVFDENPKKIGKQINTLTVQPMEELRETIKARNIRIGIITVPDVEAQNVADILIEAGIEAILNFAPVILKAPANIRIHPADFTTDLLSLAYYLDNGKDDSADDGDK; from the coding sequence ATGAAATCGGAGAAAATATCCGAAGCAGTTGTTCGCAGATTGCCTGTATATTTAAGATATTTGAGCGACTTGCATAAACGGGAGGTCGCTACGGTTTCCTCCCAGGAACTTGGTCAGAGACTCGACCTCAATCCGGCGCAGATCCGTAAGGATCTGGCTTATTTCGGCGATTTTGGCCGGAAAGGCATCGGATATGATGTTTCGTATCTGATCGAAAAAATCCGCCACATCCTGAACCTGGATCAGCAGATCAACGCGGTGTTGGTCGGGGCAGGTAATTTGGGTCAAGCGCTTTCAAACTATAACTTTTACCTGAAGGAAAACATTAAAATTATTGCCGTATTTGATGAAAATCCGAAGAAGATCGGCAAACAAATCAATACGCTGACCGTTCAGCCGATGGAGGAGCTCCGCGAAACGATCAAAGCCCGCAATATCCGTATCGGGATCATTACGGTACCGGATGTCGAAGCGCAAAATGTGGCCGATATCCTGATCGAAGCCGGCATCGAAGCGATCCTGAACTTCGCGCCGGTCATCTTGAAAGCACCTGCGAACATTCGGATTCATCCGGCGGATTTCACTACGGATCTGCTCAGTTTGGCTTATTATTTGGATAACGGAAAGGACGATTCTGCTGATGACGGCGACAAATAG
- a CDS encoding amidohydrolase, with translation MTATNRWMIKNGSFAVADGDKPVIQGCMVIEDDLIVYVGEETPELDGDIPVMDGTHLFFMPGMINTHGHAAMSLLRGYGDDLALQIWLQEKMWPMEAKFTSSDVYWGTSLSVLEMLKGGTTTFLDMYDHMDQVAKVTEESGIRASLMRGVIGLCPEEVQRHKLNEAIRFARDWHGKAGGRITTMISPHAPYTCPPDFIEKFVQAAHDMDLPMHTHMSETKAEVEQNVTEYGLRPVAHLEKLGVFSRPSLVAHAVHLTDEEIEILAKNKVAVSHNPGSNLKLASGVARVTDMLKAGVTVSLGTDGAASNNNLDMFEEMRLAALIHKGVSGDPTAIPAGEALKMGTVYGAQSLFLNNVGTLAPGMKADFIALNTDQAHFLPHTDLISHAVYSACGKDVEHVWVDGKQVVKHGACLTLDEERIRREAQAAFESLLSR, from the coding sequence ATGACGGCGACAAATAGATGGATGATTAAAAACGGCAGCTTTGCGGTTGCGGATGGAGATAAGCCGGTTATTCAAGGCTGCATGGTCATTGAAGACGACCTTATCGTTTATGTGGGCGAGGAGACGCCTGAACTGGATGGCGATATACCCGTTATGGACGGGACCCATCTGTTTTTTATGCCGGGTATGATCAATACGCATGGGCATGCCGCAATGTCGCTGCTTCGCGGATATGGTGACGATCTGGCTTTGCAAATCTGGCTGCAGGAGAAAATGTGGCCGATGGAAGCCAAATTCACCTCATCGGACGTATATTGGGGCACCTCGCTGTCGGTGCTTGAAATGCTGAAAGGCGGCACGACAACCTTCCTGGATATGTACGACCATATGGATCAAGTAGCGAAGGTAACGGAAGAATCGGGAATCCGTGCATCCTTGATGCGCGGCGTTATCGGGCTCTGCCCGGAAGAGGTTCAGCGCCATAAGCTGAATGAAGCCATCCGATTTGCCCGCGACTGGCACGGTAAAGCAGGCGGACGGATTACGACGATGATTTCACCGCATGCGCCATATACTTGTCCTCCGGACTTTATTGAAAAATTCGTTCAGGCCGCTCATGACATGGATTTGCCGATGCATACCCATATGTCTGAAACCAAAGCCGAAGTCGAGCAAAATGTAACTGAATACGGTCTGCGTCCAGTTGCCCATCTGGAGAAACTCGGAGTGTTTTCCCGGCCATCGCTTGTTGCTCATGCCGTTCATTTGACGGATGAAGAAATCGAAATTTTGGCAAAAAACAAGGTAGCCGTATCCCATAACCCGGGCAGCAACCTGAAACTGGCAAGCGGCGTGGCACGCGTAACGGACATGCTGAAGGCTGGCGTGACTGTGTCGCTTGGAACAGACGGGGCGGCGAGCAATAATAACCTCGATATGTTCGAGGAAATGCGTCTCGCGGCATTGATCCATAAAGGAGTCTCCGGCGACCCGACGGCGATCCCGGCAGGGGAAGCATTGAAAATGGGAACGGTTTATGGGGCACAGTCGCTTTTCTTGAACAATGTGGGTACTTTGGCTCCAGGTATGAAAGCTGATTTTATCGCGCTGAATACCGATCAGGCGCATTTTCTGCCGCATACCGACTTGATCTCTCATGCCGTTTATTCGGCCTGCGGCAAGGACGTTGAGCATGTGTGGGTTGATGGCAAACAAGTTGTCAAGCATGGCGCCTGCCTGACACTGGATGAAGAGCGGATCCGCCGGGAAGCGCAGGCCGCTTTTGAGAGCCTATTATCTCGTTAA